The sequence TTGCCGTGGCGCGCGTCCACGCAGTCCTCCAGTGACGCGTGGGCCGCTCCGCGCAGGGGCAGCTCGATGGTGCCGGCCTCGCCTTCCACGGAGCCGTCGAGCCACGCGACGTGCCGGTGCTCCGCCTCGCGGCGGGAGAACTGACGCTGGAGGGAGGCGCGCGTCTCCGCGTCCCGCGCGATGATCAGGAGACCAGAGGACTCGGGCTCCAGTTCGTGGAGGAAGCTGGCGGAGGTCAGCTCCGGGAACCGGGCCTGGAGCCGGACGAGCAGTGAGTCGCGCGTGGGCGCATGGCGTCCGGGGAGCGTGGGCAGTCCCACGGGCTTGTCGACCACGAGGAGCCATGGGTCCTCATGGAGGACGTGAGGCCCCTGGGCGACTGTCATGGTGGGAGAAGGCAGGTCCACCGACAGGCCTTGCAGCATGAACGGCAGCACCGTGCCGCATTTGTTGTCACAGGCCGGGTAGTACGCACCGGACTCGCGGCGGCCATCCAGCGGCGGCGCTCCCCACCAGAACTCCGCGAGCACGAGCGGCGTGAGCCCCTGGCGAAAGGCATACGCCAGCAGCTTGGGCGCCGCGCAGTCACCCGCGCCTCCGGGAGGCGGCTTGGGCGCGAACAGCGCGGCCAATGTCTGGGTTTCGCCGCGTGCATTGGGAATGACATATCCCTGCGTCACCTGCCGCCACAGGGCCCGCGAACGTTCCGCGCGCACGTGCTCCACTTCTGTCAGGCGCGCTTCCGCGTCCCGGAGCGGATGAACGAGGCCCTGCGCGCGCAGTGCAGCGGCTTCCCGGGTCAGCTCCGCATGCCGTTGCTCCAGTGTGGCCAACTCCGCCTCGCCCGCGGGCCAGAACGCGTCGCGGTCCAGGGGATCGAACAGCGGCGGCACGAAGCCCTCCACGTTCCACGCGCCGTTCAGCATCCCGGAGAACGCGCTCAGGAACCCCACCCGTCCGCCCGGTGCCGCGACCACCAGCACGCCGAACATCTTGCCGCCGCCGGTCCGCCACAGGGCTTCACGGCAGGTGGCGTCCTGCCGCAGCCGTTGCTGGAGGGCTTCCGCTGCGCGCAGCCCCCAGGGGCCGGGAGCCGGTGCCTGGAAGGGGTTCGCCAGCCGCGTGGGCAGGTCCTCGGGCCGTGCCCCCTCGAGGAACATCAGGGTCCGGATGAGCTCCGCCTCGTCTGTTCGGGTCTTCATCCGGGCCCCATCATCCCCTGAATCCTCCGGTGAGGGGCGGCTTCCCTCCATGCCGCTGGCTGGTGGAGGCTCCAGACCGCCCGTGCACTTCCTCAAGCAAGCTCCCGCCGCGCCGCTGTCGCCCTTC comes from Corallococcus macrosporus and encodes:
- a CDS encoding RluA family pseudouridine synthase; amino-acid sequence: MKTRTDEAELIRTLMFLEGARPEDLPTRLANPFQAPAPGPWGLRAAEALQQRLRQDATCREALWRTGGGKMFGVLVVAAPGGRVGFLSAFSGMLNGAWNVEGFVPPLFDPLDRDAFWPAGEAELATLEQRHAELTREAAALRAQGLVHPLRDAEARLTEVEHVRAERSRALWRQVTQGYVIPNARGETQTLAALFAPKPPPGGAGDCAAPKLLAYAFRQGLTPLVLAEFWWGAPPLDGRRESGAYYPACDNKCGTVLPFMLQGLSVDLPSPTMTVAQGPHVLHEDPWLLVVDKPVGLPTLPGRHAPTRDSLLVRLQARFPELTSASFLHELEPESSGLLIIARDAETRASLQRQFSRREAEHRHVAWLDGSVEGEAGTIELPLRGAAHASLEDCVDARHGKRTRSAWRVLQREGSRTRVEFVPTTQLPHALRIHAAHPLGLGLPILGDARLGREDARLMLHADAVAFVHPRSGERLEFTSPAPF